TCCGCTATAGCCAGCGTAACCAACCAGATCGCCCTTGTCTATTACTCCGTTCGCATTGACATCTCGCCAGACCCTCAACTTGATGCTCTTGTCTTTCAAGCCGCCGATCTTGAAAGAGCCATCAGGCCTGACATCGCTCTGGGCTAACACCGCGCCCCCAATACTCAATGCCTGCGCCACGAAATGCCTCTTCTCCTCGACGATCGACAGGGCATCTGCGACCTGAATCAATCCATAACCGTAATACTCGTCCCATCCGGGGTCTCCCAGGTCCAGCGTGGTCTGCCTGATTATCTTTTTGATTATCTCTTCGCCGTTCAAATCCCTTCCTATATAGCCCTCTCCCATCAGGAGGGCGACCAGGCCGGTCACGTGCGGACAGGCCATTGAAGTTCCGGAAAGATATGTGTAACCGTTACCGCCCGCCAAAGTGTAGCCCGTACTGATAATCGTACCGGCCTGACCGCCGACTTTAGAATCCCCGCCCGGGGCGGCGAAATCTATGAAGTCTCCGTAGTTCGAATAACTGGCCCTTTCCATGGTCGGTCCGACCGCACTGACCGATATCACTTCATCGTAAGAGGCCGGGTAGTACGGATAGGAAGTGTTGTAGTTACCGGCCGCCGCTATCATCATCACTTCGTTGGCGTAAGCGTACTCCACCGCCAGCCTCACGGCCTCGGTGTCCGGTCCGGCCAGGCTCATGTTGATCACCTTTGCCCCGTGATCCACGGCGTAGATTATTCCCTCGGCGATGATTGTATCTGTTGTATTGCCACCGTCGTCGAAGACTTTTATGGGCATCACGATAGGATACCTTCCCCAGGTCATTCCGGCCACGCCGATGCCGTTGTTCGTAACGGCCGCGATCGTTCCGGTTACATGCGTACCGTGTGATTGACGGCCGGGGTTAGGATTATCGGTCGGATCGTCGTCGTCGTTTATCAAATCGTACCCGTGAAGAAACACTCCCTGAAGGTCTGGATGATCCGGCCTTGTCCCGGAGTCGATAATTGCCACGACCACCGTCGGAGAACCTTTAGCGATGGTCCACGCCTCCTCCATCTGTACCATGGGATAACCCCACTGATCTGTGTAGAGAGGATCGTCCGGCACGTTAGTCTCCGATTGCAAGGTGTATAACATGTTTCTCTGCACGGACCTGACGCCCTCGATTGTGGCAAGGGCCTGCGGATCGGACGTTCTGACGGTCGAGATGACCACCGAACCGTCGCGCGAGGAGAATTCGCCCAGAACCTCCACTCCCGGGAGTATCGTCGAATCGTAGCCACTGTCGAAGATGACTACGTAATCGTCGGTGAAACCTCTCTCGATATCTTTAGCCGTTAGCTCCGGTACATATCCCTTTCTCTGAACCGCAAACCCTTCCTCGCCTGAATATGGCCTTACAACCCCGCTGAGCGAATAATGAATATCCACTTTGGGACAGCCAGTTAGAAAAATGATCACCAGTGAAACAACAGAAATGAAAGCGTATCTTCGCATCATGAACCTCCATAGATATCATAATGAAGATTCTATCATCTCAATTCCTTGAGTTTTCGTTGAAACTGAACAGCAGATAAGTGCTCTTTGAAAAAAACTCGTTCTCCGTTCATGAAAGTTACCCGGTAAAGTTGGCCTGGAATTATTCCTGCTAATCGCTCCTCAACTGGATTTAGATATTAACAAAAAAGCCCCGGTTATTCCGAGGCTTTTCGATTTCGTTCCGTACCCTACAATTGCACAAATACATGGTGGCGGCGGTCAGAATCGAACTGACGACTCTGCGGGTATGAACCGCATGCTCTAGCCAGCTGAGCTACACCGCCTGATAAATGGTAGCGGGGACAGGATTTGAACCTGTGACCTTTGGGTTATGAGCCCAACGAGCTGCCAGACTGCTCCACCCCGCACCGTATGTCAAAATCACTTTTATGTGAATGACCTGCTTTTCTGCTTGCATGGTGCCGGGGATGGGAATCGAACCCACACGGAGCCCTCGCCCCAACGGATTTTAAGTCCGTTGCGTCTGCCAGTTTCGCCACCCCGGCAACCGTAAACTATGATAACATCACCATTAGACCTTGTCAAGCAATCTAGAGCTCCACAGTTTGAAGGTTTGCCGGTATCTCTATCTGGAATTCGTACTGGAGTTCTTCTGCGAGATTTTCGAGTGCGGCCTCATCACCGTGTACGTAGATTAATTTCTCAGGTTCTAGTCTTCTTGGAAATTCCAGAAGTTCCTGATAATCGGCATGACCGGAGAAGTTGAATATATCTATGTTTTCGCACCTCATGTTTATAGTTTCCTCTCCAAGGGTTATCTGTTTCTTGCCATCCTTGTGAGCTTGAAGCACTCTGTATCCATCGGATTCAGGACTCTGGTAGCCCATGAAGAAGATACCGTCGCGCTCGCTCTGGAGCATTTCTCTGGCGAATATGTACGAAAGGGTCTCTTCCGCGAGCATCCCGGCCGAGAAGACGAAGACCGCCGGTTCGCTCGAAAAGAGGAGTCTTTCTATGTTCTTGGGCGCCACAGTGACCATTTTCAGGAAGTTTTGCATGAACCATTTCCTGTCTTTATCGCTGATTCTTTCGTAGTTGTTCATGTAAAGGTTGCTGATTGAGGCCACCATTCCGTTGGTGTAGATCGGAACGGTCGGGATCTTTCCCCTTTCCATGAGCCCCATGAGCATGTAGATCGTTTCCTGGCCTCTGCCCAGCGCGAAGACGGGAAGAAGAACCCGACCTTTGTTTTCGAGTATCCTCTTAATTGATTTGCTCAGTCTCTCAATTTCGCTGAAACGCGCGATTAGCTGGTTTTCCTTCGAACCATAAGTACCTTCCGATATGAGAGTATCGACCTTAAGCGGCGGTTGGGCCGGTGGTATAGTCAGTTGCTGTGAGAGAGAAAAGTCTCCCGAGTACAGTATCCTGTGTCCGTTGTATTCGAGGTAAATAGAAGCGGCTCCCATTACGTGACCGGCCGGGTAGAGTGCGACTTCTATGGTATCGTCAATAGTGTATCTCTGGAAATACTCCATGGCGAAGATACGCCGTTTGAGTTCGTTGACCTCCCCATGGTTGTAGAGAACAGGCTGCTCACCATCTTCCTCGTTTTTCTTTTTCATCACTTCTACGGAGTTCTGAAGAATCCTCAGAGCCAGTCCCTTGTTCTCTTGGGCCATAAGGACGGGAGCTTTGGGCCATATGGTAGAGATGTACGGCAATGAAGAAATATGATCGTAGTGAGAATGAGAGATTATTATCACATCTATATCGTCTATCATGTCGAGTTCGGGCAGTGAGTCGTAGCCTTCTTTTACAGGGTGTCTCCCCGCGTCGATAAGTATCTTCTTCCCGTTAAGGCTGAAGATGTAAGAGTTTGCCCCTATCTCCCTGCCGCCACCTAGCGGTGTAAATGTCATTGCAAATTTCCTCCTTTTTTGGTCAAGTCAATTCTAACAAAGAAGAGGGGAATTAACTTGAAGGCAAGTTTGATAAAATAGCTTTGTTCCGAAAAAAGAAGGTGATTATATGGATCAGGATTGGACCGTTGTATTGGATTTGGCTTACCTTTCTATCTTACTGGGAGTTGCCTCCGTTCTCAAAAGAATTCTCACGCCTCTTAACAAGATTTTAATTCCAAATGCAGTTATCGCGGGCTTTCTGGGAATTCTCTTCGGGCCGGAGGTTCTGAAATTGATACCTTTTTCTTACGACCGTCTTGGAAACCTCGTTTATCACCTGATGGCTGTCGGTTTCATTGCCATCGCACTGAAAAAAACCAGGCGTTCGACGGCAAAGTCGTCCGTCAACACCGGCTTTTTGATAAGCATATCGTATGCCCTTCAGGGTTTCGTTGGATTCATAATCGGTATAGCACTGGTGGGGCTTTTCTTCAAAGATCTCTTCCCACCTTTCGGTCTGCTGCTGGCTCTCGGTTTTGCTCAGGGTCCCGGACAGGCTTATTCTCTCGGCAGTCAGTGGGAGGCTCTCGGTTTCACCGGCGGTGGTGCGGTTGGGTTGAGCGTGGCCACTCTCGGTTTTCTCTGGTCGGCCTTCGGTGGTATCGTGATGCTCAACACGATGGTTTACAGAAAGAAACAGATAGGCATCCAGATCGAAAGACCAACCGTGAGGAAAAGGATCGAGGCGACGATGAGGGACTTCGAGTTCTCCGATATCGACGGCTTTACGATCCAGATTCTGGCGGTTGGCATCGTCTATCTGGCCACGTACCTTTTCTTGAAGTGGTTCACCAGCCTGATAGGAGGGTTGGGTACTTTCGGAGAGACTTTCGCCCAGGTTTTGTGGGGTTTCCATTTTGTCATAGGGGTTCTATTTGCGATGGCCTTCAGGGCGATATACGAAAGATCCCGAAAGTCCGAAAAGTACGAAATCGAGTATATGAACGATTTTCTGCTTCAGAGAATCGGCGGTGGTGTATTCGATTTCATGGTTGCGGCTTCGATTGCTGGAATCTCTTTCTCGGTAATTCAACACTATATCTGGCCGATAATAATTCTCACCACCATCGGGGGGTTCTTCATCGCCGGCTATTCTATATGGTTCGGCAAGAGAATATACGAAAAAGCCCCTCTGGAACACATAGTGACCTTTTTTGGAATGCATACCGGAACCCTATCGACCGGTATGGCTCTTTTGAGAGAGGTCGATCCCACGTTCGAAACGGGTACGGCAGAGGATATGGTCTTCGGGAGTGGACTGGCGCTTTTTCTCGGGATCCCGATGCTAGTACTTTTGAACATTCCGATACTCGGTTACAGAGAAGGCAAACCAATATACTATCTGTACTTCCTGCTGGGTCTGGCTGCGTATATATTGGCGCTGTACTTCTTCTGGTTCAGAAAAGCTAGAATAAGAAAACGGGAAAAAGTTAATTGACGTTTCAAAACATTGAATGAAAGGGTGATTCGATGAGAAGGTTAGTAATTGTAGTTTTATTCGCACTTCTTGCGTACGCGGTCGTCGCGAACGATTTAAAGCCGTTTTACGGCAATCCGCATTCGCATACATCTTATTCCGACGGCACGGGTACGCCCGAAGAGGCCTACGAATTCGGCTCAAAAGTTCCCGGACTCGACTTTCTGGCAGTTACCGATCACGGTTATTACTTCGTTCAGACTCTTACCGACGGAAGGGACAAGCTAGCCGCCACGATTGAAGCGGCGCAGAAAGCTACTACGGGTTCTTTTCTAGCCTTCGCCGGTTTCGAATGGACGGCGACTGGAACGGGCCATATAAACGTTTACGGAACGCAAGACTGGACAGACAGGGTCCAATCGGACCTGTGGCAGCTGTACGACTGGATTATCGAAAGGAAGGCCGTTGGACAGTTCAATCACCCGATCACGATGTTTGGAGATAATTTCAAGCAGTTCCAGTACGTTCCTCAGGCCGATCTTTATGTGAACCTTATAGAGGTTGGAAACGGTAACTGGTGGCAAAACGAGACGATCTCGCAAGAGATGTTCCAGGCTTACCAGCTGGCCTTAATGAAAGGATGGCATCTCGGTGCCACCCTCGGACAGGATAACCATAAGCCCAACTGGGGTGGAGCGAACGATTCAAGAGCCGTTGTTTACGCTACCGGTCTTACCGAAGAGGAGATACTCAAAGCCTTCAGTGAGCGTAGAGTGTACGCAAGCGAGGACAAAAACATTCTTCTCTCCTTCTCGACAGACGGCGGCTTTATGGGCGATATCCTTCACGATCTGGATGAGATCAACCTCAAAGTCTCGATAGAAGATGAAACTGGGGACGATCTGGAATTCGTCGAGATCTACTCGCGAAGGGGTCTTCTCGCTCATTTCGACGTGAACGATTCGCTCTTCGAGATAGAACTCCGGCTGAATATAGAGACCGGTTATGAATACTTCTTTGTGTACGCGAAGGCCAGGGACGGTGAAGAAGTGGTTTCCTCGCCCATCTGGGTTCAGAGAAACAATCCCGTTCACCTTTACAATCCGGCCGTTTTTCCCTCGAACGTCAAGCCGGGAGAGGAGGTGACGCTCTCCTTCCAGATCTCGAACACCTCTTCGCAGGAGGCCTCGACTACTCTAGAACTCCGCAACCTCCATGGCGTGATCATCGAGGAGAGCTATTCTCTGGCGGCCTACGAGTCTAGGGAGGTCACTCTCCCGCACACGGTCGGAAGCGGCGACGGAAGGATAGATTTCTACCTTGATAGCATGCCTTATTCGAGCGTATCTCTCAAATTGAGAGAGGCGACATCGCTCAACGTTCTTTTTGACAGGAGCCACGTGAATTACGCTGTGGACAGGCGGGAAAAGCTGTCGACGATGCTCCAAAAATTCGGCCACAAATACTCGACCGTCGAGAGGCTACTCAAGACAGGAGAACTCGACAATATAAATGTTTTGATAATTCCGCTTCCGGGATCGGGTGGATCCTTCGAAAGACTCAAAATGCTCATGCCCGCTCAGGCTACTATCATCGCCGATTTCGTAAAGAAGGGCGGCACGTTAATAATAACCGGTACGGGTGAGACAATTGACCAGGATATCATAGACACTTACAACAAGCTTCTGGCAGATCTGGGCCTTCCCGTAGCCTTTGGAGGTCTTCAGTCCGGCGAGATCGTGTCGGTAGAAGGAATATCCTTTGATGGAATCTCCACGCTTGAAGGAGAAGCCGGAGAGTATCCAGCGGGCGAGGGAACGGTAATAATATACCCGGGAGATCCTTTGACGGACGATGTGATAGAGATGAACGAAAAGCTTGTATGGAGACTGTTCTAGCAAACACCGGCTTTTTGATAGAGCGTCAAGAGCAGTCCTTGGAAAGAGAGAGAAGAGGAGAGAGGGCGAGACGTGAGAATTTTCGTCTCCTTCAGCAGTTCGATCTAGCGTATCTCCGCTCCCCTGACTCCCTCTATTCTCGTTAGATCGATCATCACCTGTTTGGCCTTAATCACGTCGCCTTTGCTTATTTCGACGAGTATGCTTATGTTATTCTCATCCTCTTCGACATCGATCGATTCAACGGTGATGGCGTTGTCTTTGAACCAGTTAGTGATATTGCCAAGCAGGTCTTTGTCTTCTCTTGCGGTTATTATTATTCTCGGGAGGTTTCTACCTCCGAGTAGAAGCTCGATTTTCTTCAGGAATAAGACGATCATAAGGGCGAAAA
This portion of the Mesotoga infera genome encodes:
- a CDS encoding S8 family serine peptidase; amino-acid sequence: MRRYAFISVVSLVIIFLTGCPKVDIHYSLSGVVRPYSGEEGFAVQRKGYVPELTAKDIERGFTDDYVVIFDSGYDSTILPGVEVLGEFSSRDGSVVISTVRTSDPQALATIEGVRSVQRNMLYTLQSETNVPDDPLYTDQWGYPMVQMEEAWTIAKGSPTVVVAIIDSGTRPDHPDLQGVFLHGYDLINDDDDPTDNPNPGRQSHGTHVTGTIAAVTNNGIGVAGMTWGRYPIVMPIKVFDDGGNTTDTIIAEGIIYAVDHGAKVINMSLAGPDTEAVRLAVEYAYANEVMMIAAAGNYNTSYPYYPASYDEVISVSAVGPTMERASYSNYGDFIDFAAPGGDSKVGGQAGTIISTGYTLAGGNGYTYLSGTSMACPHVTGLVALLMGEGYIGRDLNGEEIIKKIIRQTTLDLGDPGWDEYYGYGLIQVADALSIVEEKRHFVAQALSIGGAVLAQSDVRPDGSFKIGGLKDKSIKLRVWRDVNANGVIDKGDLVGYAGYSGWEPAFENAALLFYDSSGDKELAGPVNFSPVM
- a CDS encoding MBL fold metallo-hydrolase produces the protein MTFTPLGGGREIGANSYIFSLNGKKILIDAGRHPVKEGYDSLPELDMIDDIDVIIISHSHYDHISSLPYISTIWPKAPVLMAQENKGLALRILQNSVEVMKKKNEEDGEQPVLYNHGEVNELKRRIFAMEYFQRYTIDDTIEVALYPAGHVMGAASIYLEYNGHRILYSGDFSLSQQLTIPPAQPPLKVDTLISEGTYGSKENQLIARFSEIERLSKSIKRILENKGRVLLPVFALGRGQETIYMLMGLMERGKIPTVPIYTNGMVASISNLYMNNYERISDKDRKWFMQNFLKMVTVAPKNIERLLFSSEPAVFVFSAGMLAEETLSYIFAREMLQSERDGIFFMGYQSPESDGYRVLQAHKDGKKQITLGEETINMRCENIDIFNFSGHADYQELLEFPRRLEPEKLIYVHGDEAALENLAEELQYEFQIEIPANLQTVEL
- a CDS encoding sodium/glutamate symporter family protein yields the protein MDQDWTVVLDLAYLSILLGVASVLKRILTPLNKILIPNAVIAGFLGILFGPEVLKLIPFSYDRLGNLVYHLMAVGFIAIALKKTRRSTAKSSVNTGFLISISYALQGFVGFIIGIALVGLFFKDLFPPFGLLLALGFAQGPGQAYSLGSQWEALGFTGGGAVGLSVATLGFLWSAFGGIVMLNTMVYRKKQIGIQIERPTVRKRIEATMRDFEFSDIDGFTIQILAVGIVYLATYLFLKWFTSLIGGLGTFGETFAQVLWGFHFVIGVLFAMAFRAIYERSRKSEKYEIEYMNDFLLQRIGGGVFDFMVAASIAGISFSVIQHYIWPIIILTTIGGFFIAGYSIWFGKRIYEKAPLEHIVTFFGMHTGTLSTGMALLREVDPTFETGTAEDMVFGSGLALFLGIPMLVLLNIPILGYREGKPIYYLYFLLGLAAYILALYFFWFRKARIRKREKVN
- a CDS encoding CehA/McbA family metallohydrolase, giving the protein MRRLVIVVLFALLAYAVVANDLKPFYGNPHSHTSYSDGTGTPEEAYEFGSKVPGLDFLAVTDHGYYFVQTLTDGRDKLAATIEAAQKATTGSFLAFAGFEWTATGTGHINVYGTQDWTDRVQSDLWQLYDWIIERKAVGQFNHPITMFGDNFKQFQYVPQADLYVNLIEVGNGNWWQNETISQEMFQAYQLALMKGWHLGATLGQDNHKPNWGGANDSRAVVYATGLTEEEILKAFSERRVYASEDKNILLSFSTDGGFMGDILHDLDEINLKVSIEDETGDDLEFVEIYSRRGLLAHFDVNDSLFEIELRLNIETGYEYFFVYAKARDGEEVVSSPIWVQRNNPVHLYNPAVFPSNVKPGEEVTLSFQISNTSSQEASTTLELRNLHGVIIEESYSLAAYESREVTLPHTVGSGDGRIDFYLDSMPYSSVSLKLREATSLNVLFDRSHVNYAVDRREKLSTMLQKFGHKYSTVERLLKTGELDNINVLIIPLPGSGGSFERLKMLMPAQATIIADFVKKGGTLIITGTGETIDQDIIDTYNKLLADLGLPVAFGGLQSGEIVSVEGISFDGISTLEGEAGEYPAGEGTVIIYPGDPLTDDVIEMNEKLVWRLF